A stretch of the Flavobacterium sp. 5 genome encodes the following:
- the typA gene encoding translational GTPase TypA, with amino-acid sequence MEAIRNIAIIAHVDHGKTTLVDKIMYHCQLFRDNENTGDLILDNNDLERERGITITSKNVSVSYKGTKINIIDTPGHADFGGEVERVLNMADGVCLLVDAFEGPMPQTRFVLQKAIDLGLKPCVVINKVDKENCTPEEVHEKVFDLMFELGAEEWQLDFPTVYGSAKNNWMSDHWENVTDNVEALLDMVIENVPAPKVSEGTPQMLITSLDFSAFTGRIAIGRLERGVLKEGMPISLVKRDGTVTKSRIKELHTFEGLGRKKVQEVIAGDICAIVGVEGFEIGDTIADHENPEGLASIAIDEPTMSMLFTINDSPFFGKEGKFVTSRHIRERLTKELEKNLAMKLGETDSADKFMVFGRGVLHLSVLIETMRREGYELQIGQPQVIIKEIDGKKCEPIEELTIDLPETLSGRAVEFVTMRKGEMLSMETKGERMIVKFNIPSRGIIGLRNQLLTATAGEAIMAHRFIGYEPYKGEIAGRNKGSLISMEKGKAIPYSIDKLQDRGKFFVEPNAEIYEGQVIGENSRGDDMCVNVTKEKKQSNVRSSGNDEKARIIPPIIFSLEEALEYIQKDEYVEVTPKSIRLRKIYLTETDRKRFKI; translated from the coding sequence ATGGAAGCTATTAGAAACATTGCAATTATTGCCCACGTCGATCACGGTAAAACAACTTTGGTTGATAAAATTATGTATCACTGTCAGTTATTTCGTGATAACGAGAATACAGGTGACTTAATCCTTGATAACAACGACTTAGAGCGTGAAAGAGGTATTACAATTACTTCAAAGAATGTTTCTGTTTCTTATAAAGGAACAAAAATCAATATTATTGACACTCCTGGTCACGCCGATTTTGGTGGAGAGGTAGAGCGTGTATTAAATATGGCTGATGGAGTTTGTCTTTTGGTAGATGCTTTTGAAGGACCTATGCCACAAACGCGTTTTGTATTGCAAAAAGCGATTGACTTAGGATTAAAACCATGCGTAGTAATCAATAAAGTTGATAAAGAAAACTGTACTCCTGAAGAAGTTCATGAAAAAGTTTTTGACTTAATGTTTGAATTAGGTGCTGAAGAATGGCAGTTGGATTTTCCAACAGTTTATGGTTCAGCAAAAAATAACTGGATGTCTGATCATTGGGAAAACGTAACTGATAATGTGGAAGCATTATTGGATATGGTAATCGAAAATGTACCTGCTCCTAAAGTTTCTGAGGGTACTCCTCAAATGTTGATTACATCTTTAGATTTCTCGGCTTTTACAGGACGTATTGCTATTGGTCGTTTAGAAAGAGGTGTTTTGAAAGAAGGAATGCCAATTTCTTTGGTTAAAAGAGATGGTACAGTAACAAAATCTAGAATTAAAGAATTACATACTTTTGAAGGTCTTGGACGTAAAAAAGTACAAGAAGTAATTGCTGGAGATATTTGTGCTATTGTTGGTGTTGAAGGTTTTGAAATTGGTGATACTATCGCTGATCATGAAAATCCTGAAGGTTTAGCATCTATTGCTATTGATGAGCCAACAATGAGTATGTTATTTACTATTAATGACTCTCCTTTCTTTGGTAAAGAAGGTAAATTTGTAACTTCTCGTCATATTAGAGAAAGACTTACAAAAGAATTAGAGAAAAACTTAGCTATGAAGTTAGGTGAAACTGATTCTGCTGATAAATTCATGGTTTTTGGTCGTGGAGTACTTCACTTATCTGTTCTTATTGAAACAATGAGAAGAGAAGGGTATGAGTTGCAAATCGGTCAACCACAAGTTATCATCAAAGAAATAGATGGTAAAAAATGTGAGCCTATTGAGGAATTAACAATCGATTTGCCAGAAACACTTTCAGGAAGAGCGGTAGAGTTTGTTACCATGCGTAAAGGAGAAATGTTGAGTATGGAAACTAAAGGGGAACGTATGATTGTAAAATTCAACATTCCATCACGTGGAATTATTGGATTGCGTAACCAATTGCTTACTGCTACAGCTGGTGAGGCTATTATGGCACACCGTTTTATTGGATATGAGCCTTACAAAGGAGAAATTGCTGGACGTAACAAAGGTTCATTAATTTCTATGGAAAAAGGAAAAGCTATTCCTTATTCTATCGATAAATTACAAGATCGTGGTAAATTCTTCGTTGAACCAAATGCTGAAATTTACGAAGGTCAGGTAATTGGAGAAAACTCTCGTGGTGACGATATGTGTGTAAACGTAACTAAAGAGAAAAAACAATCTAACGTTCGTTCTTCTGGAAATGATGAGAAAGCAAGAATTATTCCTCCAATCATTTTCTCTTTAGAGGAAGCATTAGAATACATTCAAAAAGATGAGTATGTTGAGGTAACTCCAAAATCTATTCGTTTAAGAAAAATTTATTTAACAGAAACTGATAGAAAAAGATTTAAAATCTAA
- the rpsT gene encoding 30S ribosomal protein S20, with protein MANHKSALKRIRSNEKRRVLNRYQHKTTRNAIKALRIATDKADASAKLSTVISMIDKLAKKNIIHDNKASNLKSKLTKHVAKL; from the coding sequence ATGGCAAATCATAAGTCAGCTTTAAAAAGAATTAGAAGCAACGAAAAAAGAAGAGTATTAAATAGATACCAACATAAAACTACTCGTAACGCTATCAAAGCATTAAGAATAGCTACTGATAAAGCAGATGCTTCTGCAAAATTATCAACTGTAATATCTATGATTGATAAATTAGCAAAGAAAAATATCATTCATGATAACAAAGCTTCAAACTTGAAGTCTAAGTTAACTAAACATGTTGCTAAATTGTAA
- a CDS encoding response regulator, with translation MLDLIMCIDDDPITLMLFKKVVQKASFAKEIINATNGKEAITFINNITNEETKPQLLFLDLNMPVMGGWEFLDLFNNSNYYKLNNTKVIILTSTIDPEDIKKSKSYSNVIEFLSKPITVEMLNYLKP, from the coding sequence ATGTTAGACTTAATTATGTGCATCGACGATGACCCAATTACATTAATGCTATTCAAAAAAGTAGTACAAAAAGCCTCATTCGCAAAAGAAATAATAAATGCTACTAACGGCAAAGAAGCGATTACTTTTATAAATAACATAACCAACGAAGAAACCAAACCTCAATTATTATTTTTAGACTTAAACATGCCTGTAATGGGTGGCTGGGAGTTTCTTGACTTATTCAACAACTCCAATTACTACAAATTAAATAACACCAAAGTCATAATCCTAACCTCAACAATAGATCCCGAGGATATCAAAAAATCAAAATCATACTCTAATGTTATTGAGTTTCTATCCAAACCGATCACCGTTGAAATGCTAAATTATTTAAAACCCTAA
- a CDS encoding DUF2141 domain-containing protein codes for MTKLFSVILLSICSVGYTQSSNLTINVSGLKNNTGLLTAELYNSKEKFLKTSYKKDSTPIKSNSATVIFTDIPKGEYTVMVYHDENNNGKLDKNFIGMPKEPVACSNNAKGFMGPPKYEETKFKIITDSKISIKMNDAH; via the coding sequence ATGACAAAGCTTTTCTCCGTAATCTTATTATCAATTTGTAGTGTAGGGTATACTCAAAGCTCAAACCTAACTATCAATGTTTCGGGTTTAAAAAACAATACTGGATTACTAACTGCAGAACTGTACAATTCTAAAGAAAAATTTCTTAAAACATCATACAAAAAAGATTCCACCCCAATAAAATCAAATTCAGCTACTGTTATTTTTACTGATATTCCTAAAGGAGAATATACCGTTATGGTATATCACGATGAAAACAACAATGGAAAACTAGACAAAAACTTTATAGGTATGCCCAAAGAACCTGTTGCTTGTTCTAATAATGCCAAAGGATTTATGGGACCTCCAAAATATGAAGAAACAAAGTTTAAAATTATTACTGATTCGAAGATTAGTATCAAAATGAATGATGCACATTAA
- a CDS encoding PAS domain-containing protein codes for MKNRANQITLVYIITALFIAIISFKLAKHYSPYLNAYNFGFIKDILFITITGLLFRYVLYKNDKKNTETYKKLKQTNDKLKESNEKYDIVAKATSDTIWDWKIPEDKLTWNKGIKGIYGYNQDKVGNTSKWWFDNIHPEDSIKMSIKLYSFLEQKTEKWQDQYRFKCADNTYKHVLDRGFILKDENGKAIRMIGAIQDITKQKEEENRLKLLETVFTEARDSIIITQATSHDQQIPKIVYANPAFSKMSGYSHPEIIGKSPNFFMGKNSDVHEISKLTQAIKNRNECFSEIILYKKDNSEYWVSLSLIPVYNLEQDLSHWISIQRDITEDKKLEKEKEILIRELTRNNKDLKQFSYITSHNLRAPLSNLTGLLNLIDEATIESEDLKEIINGFTISTHLLNETINDLAKVITIKDSPSIQNEEVQIQDIFRNILNQLNLRIETIKPKLNIDYGNVSKISTNKAYLESIILNLFTNSLKFRSKDRDLIIDITISETDHIISINFKDNGIGIDLERHKNKIFGLYQRFHDYPDSKGLGLFLVKSQIETMDGTISIQSEIEKGTEFTLTLKSF; via the coding sequence ATGAAAAACAGAGCGAACCAAATAACCTTAGTCTATATAATTACTGCACTATTTATTGCTATCATTAGCTTTAAATTAGCAAAACATTATTCACCTTATTTAAATGCTTATAATTTTGGTTTTATTAAAGACATCCTTTTCATAACTATCACTGGACTACTCTTTAGATATGTTTTATACAAAAACGATAAAAAAAACACCGAAACATACAAAAAACTAAAACAAACTAATGACAAACTAAAAGAATCTAACGAAAAATATGATATTGTTGCAAAAGCAACTAGCGACACTATTTGGGATTGGAAAATACCCGAAGACAAACTCACTTGGAACAAAGGTATCAAAGGAATATATGGCTACAATCAAGACAAAGTAGGCAATACTTCAAAATGGTGGTTTGACAACATTCACCCAGAAGACAGTATAAAAATGTCTATTAAACTCTACTCTTTTCTCGAACAAAAAACAGAAAAATGGCAAGACCAATACCGATTCAAATGCGCAGATAATACCTATAAACATGTTTTAGATAGAGGCTTCATCTTAAAAGATGAAAACGGAAAAGCCATACGAATGATTGGTGCCATACAAGATATAACCAAACAAAAAGAAGAAGAAAATAGGCTAAAATTACTAGAAACAGTTTTTACTGAAGCCCGAGATTCAATTATAATTACCCAAGCAACTTCACATGACCAACAAATTCCTAAAATAGTTTATGCAAATCCTGCTTTCAGTAAAATGTCTGGCTACTCACACCCTGAAATTATAGGCAAATCACCTAATTTTTTCATGGGAAAAAATTCAGATGTTCATGAAATTTCCAAATTAACACAAGCTATAAAAAACAGGAATGAATGTTTTTCAGAAATTATACTCTACAAAAAAGATAATTCTGAATATTGGGTAAGTTTATCTCTCATACCTGTTTATAATCTCGAGCAAGACCTATCTCACTGGATCTCCATACAAAGAGACATCACAGAAGATAAAAAATTAGAAAAAGAAAAAGAAATACTCATTCGAGAATTAACCCGTAACAATAAAGATTTAAAACAATTTTCATACATCACCTCTCACAATTTAAGAGCTCCTTTATCAAATTTAACTGGTCTGTTAAATTTAATCGATGAAGCTACAATTGAAAGCGAAGATTTAAAAGAGATCATAAATGGTTTTACAATATCTACACATTTACTTAACGAAACCATCAATGATCTTGCCAAAGTAATCACCATAAAAGACAGTCCATCTATACAAAATGAAGAAGTACAAATACAAGATATTTTCAGAAATATTCTTAACCAACTAAATTTAAGAATCGAAACTATAAAACCAAAGTTAAACATCGACTACGGAAACGTTTCTAAAATAAGCACCAATAAAGCTTATCTTGAAAGCATCATACTCAATTTATTTACCAATTCTCTTAAATTCAGATCAAAAGACAGAGATTTAATTATAGATATTACTATTTCAGAAACAGATCATATTATTTCAATCAATTTCAAAGATAACGGTATCGGCATAGATTTAGAGAGACACAAAAATAAAATATTTGGTCTCTATCAAAGATTTCACGATTACCCAGACAGCAAAGGACTTGGCTTATTCTTAGTCAAATCACAAATAGAAACTATGGATGGTACAATAAGCATTCAAAGTGAAATCGAAAAAGGAACCGAATTTACACTAACACTTAAATCTTTTTAA
- the proS gene encoding proline--tRNA ligase: protein MSKNLTTRAEDYSKWYNELVVKADLAENSGVRGCMVIKPYGYAIWEKMQAELDRMFKETGHQNAYFPLFVPKSMFEAEEKNAEGFAKECAIVTHYRLKNDPDRPGKLMVDPNAKLEEELIVRPTSEAIIWSTYKGWVQSYRDLPLLINQWANVVRWEMRTRLFLRTAEFLWQEGHTAHATKAEAIEESEKMMNVYADFVENFMAIPVVKGLKTETERFAGADETYCIEALMQDGKALQAGTSHFLGQNFAKAFDVKFANAEGKQEHVWGTSWGVSTRLMGALVMTHSDDQGLVLPPNLAPIQVVVVPIYKSDEQLASISAEVDVLVKALRKLNISVKFDDRTTQKPGFKFAEWELKGVPVRIAVGPKDLENGTFEVARRDTLTKEVVFKDGIVNYIDDLLEQIQKDLFEKALNYRNTHITEVNNFDEFKAILDGEGGFVSAHWDGTAATEEKIKELTKATIRCIPLDRVEQAGSCVFTGNPSVGRVLFAKAY from the coding sequence ATGAGCAAGAACCTAACGACAAGAGCAGAAGATTATTCAAAATGGTACAATGAGTTGGTTGTTAAGGCCGATTTAGCAGAGAACTCAGGGGTTAGAGGTTGTATGGTAATAAAGCCTTATGGGTATGCTATATGGGAAAAAATGCAAGCTGAACTCGATAGAATGTTTAAAGAAACAGGACATCAAAATGCTTATTTTCCTTTGTTTGTTCCCAAAAGTATGTTTGAAGCAGAAGAGAAGAATGCAGAAGGATTTGCAAAAGAATGTGCAATTGTAACTCATTATAGATTAAAAAATGATCCTGATAGACCAGGGAAATTAATGGTTGATCCAAATGCGAAACTGGAAGAGGAATTAATTGTTCGTCCTACGAGTGAAGCAATTATTTGGTCTACTTATAAAGGATGGGTTCAGTCATATAGAGATTTACCTTTGTTGATTAATCAATGGGCAAATGTAGTGCGTTGGGAAATGAGAACTCGATTGTTCTTACGAACAGCTGAATTTTTATGGCAAGAAGGGCATACTGCACATGCGACTAAAGCAGAAGCAATAGAAGAATCAGAGAAAATGATGAATGTTTATGCTGATTTCGTTGAGAATTTTATGGCTATTCCAGTTGTAAAAGGATTAAAAACCGAAACAGAGCGTTTTGCAGGTGCTGATGAAACCTATTGTATTGAAGCCTTGATGCAGGATGGTAAGGCTTTGCAAGCTGGAACATCACACTTTTTAGGACAGAATTTTGCTAAAGCTTTTGATGTGAAATTTGCGAATGCCGAAGGTAAGCAAGAACACGTTTGGGGAACTTCATGGGGTGTATCTACTCGATTGATGGGGGCATTAGTAATGACCCATTCTGATGATCAAGGATTGGTATTGCCACCTAATTTAGCTCCGATACAAGTTGTTGTTGTTCCTATATATAAGAGTGATGAACAATTGGCTTCTATTTCAGCCGAAGTAGATGTTTTGGTTAAAGCGTTGAGAAAATTAAATATCTCAGTAAAATTTGATGATAGAACAACTCAGAAACCTGGATTTAAATTTGCTGAATGGGAATTAAAAGGTGTTCCAGTTCGAATTGCTGTTGGTCCAAAAGATTTAGAAAATGGAACTTTTGAAGTAGCGAGAAGAGATACTTTGACAAAAGAAGTTGTTTTCAAAGATGGAATTGTGAATTATATTGACGATTTATTGGAGCAAATTCAAAAAGATTTATTCGAAAAAGCATTAAATTATAGAAATACTCATATTACTGAAGTAAATAATTTTGATGAGTTTAAAGCAATTTTAGATGGAGAAGGAGGCTTTGTTTCAGCACATTGGGATGGAACAGCAGCTACTGAAGAGAAGATTAAAGAATTGACAAAAGCAACCATAAGATGTATTCCTTTAGATAGAGTTGAACAGGCGGGAAGCTGCGTGTTTACTGGGAATCCTTCTGTTGGAAGAGTGCTTTTTGCTAAGGCATATTAA